In Janthinobacterium sp. 67, a genomic segment contains:
- a CDS encoding amino acid ABC transporter permease, whose translation MNYNWNWRIFWEISPDGVGTYMDTLWSGLIWTLATAGAAWIMALMLGLVVGTIRTLPNKWLVGVANAYVELFRNVPLLVQMFLWYFVMPELLPPDLGAWVKSLPNAPFVTAVLCLGFFTSSRVAVQVTTGIEALPRGQKLAGTALGLTLPQTYRFILLPMAARVIMPPLTSEFLNIIKNSSVALTIGLIELTASARAIQEFSFQVFEAFSAATIIYVVVNLLVVVLMHLIEKKVAIPGFIVAGAKTGGH comes from the coding sequence ATGAATTACAACTGGAATTGGCGCATCTTCTGGGAGATTTCTCCCGATGGCGTGGGCACGTATATGGACACCCTGTGGTCCGGTTTGATCTGGACACTGGCCACGGCCGGTGCGGCCTGGATCATGGCTTTGATGTTGGGCCTGGTGGTCGGCACCATCCGCACCCTGCCGAACAAATGGCTGGTGGGCGTGGCCAATGCCTACGTCGAATTGTTCCGCAACGTGCCGCTGCTGGTGCAGATGTTCCTCTGGTATTTCGTCATGCCGGAACTGCTGCCGCCCGACCTCGGTGCCTGGGTCAAGTCGCTGCCGAACGCGCCCTTCGTCACGGCCGTGCTGTGCCTGGGATTCTTTACCTCCTCGCGCGTGGCCGTGCAGGTGACGACGGGTATCGAGGCACTGCCGCGCGGGCAAAAGCTGGCCGGCACGGCGCTGGGCCTGACCCTGCCGCAAACCTACCGCTTCATTTTGCTGCCGATGGCCGCACGCGTCATCATGCCGCCGCTGACCAGCGAATTTTTGAACATCATCAAGAACAGTTCCGTGGCGCTGACCATCGGCCTGATCGAACTGACGGCCAGCGCGCGTGCCATCCAGGAGTTTTCCTTCCAGGTGTTCGAAGCGTTTTCGGCCGCCACCATCATCTACGTCGTCGTCAACCTGCTGGTGGTGGTGCTGATGCACCTGATCGAGAAAAAAGTCGCCATCCCGGGCTTCATCGTCGCTGGCGCCAAGACGGGAGGACATTGA
- a CDS encoding acyl-CoA thioesterase, which produces MSTSSARPDNCLASGLPAGKMPELRMMPAPSDANVYGDVFGGWIMAQVDIAGSLPATRRANGRVATIAVNSFVFKNPVFVGDLLSFYADIVKVGNTSITVNVEVYAERNRLQACIVKVTEATLIYVATDSDRKPRKVPPIETLLST; this is translated from the coding sequence ATGAGCACCTCCTCCGCCCGCCCCGATAACTGCCTCGCCTCCGGCCTGCCCGCCGGAAAAATGCCGGAATTGCGCATGATGCCCGCGCCGTCCGACGCCAATGTGTACGGCGACGTCTTCGGCGGCTGGATCATGGCGCAGGTCGATATCGCCGGCTCCCTGCCGGCCACGCGGCGCGCCAACGGCCGCGTCGCCACCATCGCCGTCAACTCCTTCGTCTTCAAAAACCCCGTGTTCGTCGGCGATCTGCTATCGTTCTACGCCGATATCGTCAAGGTCGGCAATACCTCGATCACCGTCAATGTCGAGGTGTATGCCGAGCGCAACCGCCTCCAGGCGTGCATCGTGAAAGTCACGGAAGCGACCCTGATCTACGTGGCGACGGACTCCGACCGCAAGCCGCGCAAGGTGCCGCCGATCGAGACCCTGCTGTCGACTTGA
- a CDS encoding amino acid ABC transporter substrate-binding protein: protein MKLTKIIATLLSVGVISSMSPVQAQELTGTLAKIKKAGSVTLGVRDGSVPFSYLDDKQQYQGYSIDLCMKVVTALQKHLGMSELKVVMSPVTSANRIPLMANGTIDLECGSTTNNLERQQQVAFAPTMFVIGNRVLAKKSSNIKTLEDLRGKTLVATAGTSTIKQMTILNKEKNLGMTIAVGKDHPESFLMMETGRAVAEANDDILLASQVANSKNPNDYEITKEALSVEPYGIMLRKGDPAFKKVVDDALIRLYKSDDINRIYAKWFTSPIPPKNINLKFPMPPQLKAVFANPTDSGDPAAYAAVPEAQKTSDKRKK from the coding sequence ATGAAATTGACCAAAATCATCGCCACGCTGCTCAGCGTTGGCGTCATCAGCAGCATGTCGCCAGTCCAGGCTCAGGAATTGACCGGCACCTTGGCCAAGATCAAGAAAGCCGGTTCCGTCACCCTCGGTGTACGCGATGGCTCCGTGCCCTTCTCCTATCTCGATGACAAGCAGCAATACCAGGGTTATTCGATCGACCTGTGCATGAAAGTCGTCACGGCCCTGCAAAAGCACCTGGGCATGAGCGAGCTGAAAGTGGTGATGAGCCCCGTCACCTCGGCCAACCGCATCCCGCTGATGGCCAACGGCACCATCGACCTCGAGTGCGGCTCGACGACGAACAACCTGGAGCGCCAGCAGCAGGTGGCATTCGCCCCGACCATGTTCGTCATCGGCAACCGCGTGCTGGCGAAAAAATCCTCGAACATCAAGACCCTGGAAGACTTGCGCGGCAAGACCCTGGTCGCCACGGCCGGCACGTCGACCATCAAGCAGATGACGATTTTGAACAAGGAAAAGAACCTGGGCATGACGATCGCCGTCGGCAAGGATCATCCTGAATCGTTCCTGATGATGGAAACGGGCCGCGCGGTGGCCGAAGCCAACGACGATATCCTGCTGGCGTCGCAAGTGGCCAACTCGAAAAATCCGAATGACTACGAAATCACCAAGGAAGCGCTGTCGGTCGAGCCGTACGGCATCATGCTGCGCAAGGGCGATCCGGCCTTCAAGAAAGTAGTCGACGATGCGCTGATCCGCCTGTACAAGAGCGACGACATCAACCGCATTTACGCGAAATGGTTTACTTCGCCGATTCCACCGAAAAACATCAACCTGAAGTTCCCCATGCCGCCGCAGTTGAAGGCCGTGTTCGCCAATCCGACCGACTCCGGCGACCCGGCCGCGTATGCGGCCGTGCCCGAAGCGCAGAAGACTTCGGACAAGCGGAAAAAGTAA
- a CDS encoding amino acid ABC transporter ATP-binding protein, which translates to MIELNNVSKWYGQFQVLTDCTTNVAKGDVMVICGPSGSGKSTLIKTVNGLEPIQQGQIIVDGITVNDPKTNLSKLRARIGMVFQNFELFPHLSIRENLTIGQIKVLKRSADEANAKGLKYLDRVGLLSQQDKFPGQLSGGQQQRVAIARALSMDPIAMLFDEPTSALDPEMINEVLDVMVGLAQEGMTMMVVTHEMGFAKRVANRIVFMDQGKIIEDCSKDDFFNTTRSDRARDFLAKIIH; encoded by the coding sequence ATGATTGAACTCAATAACGTCAGCAAATGGTATGGCCAATTCCAGGTACTGACCGACTGCACCACCAATGTCGCCAAGGGCGACGTGATGGTCATTTGCGGCCCGTCCGGTTCCGGCAAGTCGACCCTGATCAAGACCGTCAATGGCCTGGAACCGATCCAGCAAGGGCAGATCATCGTCGACGGCATCACCGTCAACGATCCGAAAACGAATCTGTCGAAACTGCGCGCGCGCATCGGCATGGTGTTCCAGAATTTCGAGTTGTTCCCGCATCTGTCGATCCGTGAAAACCTCACCATCGGCCAGATCAAGGTGTTGAAACGCAGCGCCGACGAAGCCAATGCCAAGGGCCTGAAATACCTGGACCGCGTGGGCCTGCTGTCGCAGCAGGACAAGTTCCCCGGCCAGCTGTCGGGCGGCCAGCAGCAGCGCGTGGCGATCGCTCGCGCCCTGTCGATGGACCCGATCGCCATGCTGTTCGACGAGCCGACATCGGCGCTCGATCCGGAGATGATCAACGAAGTGCTCGACGTGATGGTGGGTCTGGCGCAGGAAGGCATGACGATGATGGTCGTCACGCACGAAATGGGCTTTGCCAAGCGCGTGGCCAACCGCATCGTCTTCATGGATCAGGGCAAGATCATCGAAGATTGCAGCAAGGATGACTTCTTCAACACGACGCGCTCGGACCGCGCGCGCGATTTCCTCGCCAAGATCATCCATTGA
- a CDS encoding DUF3025 domain-containing protein, with translation MLPSIDWTRPWFATVLPARRQLDLQRDTVIAALNGRARALDLRNPSGLPLAFVPQADLPEGVAYEEFIGATGGVPTRDNLHDFFNALVWLTFPRIKRQLNALQAAQIALSGVGKSRGPARDGATIFDENSALLVLRDSDAGRALDAALRGHDWRSAFIAQREKFGADGDAEVWLFGHALMEKLVAPRKAITAHTRVIFAGDVYFTLDDAARRAWLDERVAQDLAQQGLTTADFTPLPVLGLPGWCENQDDDFYNDAAVFRPKRKVAGAERDQ, from the coding sequence ATGCTGCCATCGATAGACTGGACCCGCCCCTGGTTTGCCACGGTGCTGCCGGCGCGACGGCAGCTGGATCTGCAGCGCGACACGGTGATTGCCGCGCTCAATGGACGGGCGCGGGCGCTGGACTTGCGCAATCCATCGGGCCTGCCGCTGGCCTTCGTGCCGCAAGCGGACCTGCCCGAAGGCGTCGCCTACGAAGAGTTCATCGGCGCGACGGGCGGCGTGCCCACGCGCGACAATCTGCATGATTTTTTCAACGCGCTCGTGTGGCTGACCTTCCCCCGCATCAAGCGGCAATTGAATGCGCTGCAGGCCGCGCAGATCGCCCTGTCCGGCGTGGGAAAATCGCGCGGTCCCGCGCGCGATGGCGCGACGATTTTTGACGAAAATTCCGCCTTGCTGGTGCTGCGCGACAGTGACGCGGGGCGCGCGCTGGACGCGGCCTTGCGCGGGCACGACTGGCGCAGCGCGTTCATTGCGCAGCGCGAGAAATTTGGCGCGGACGGCGACGCCGAAGTCTGGCTGTTCGGCCACGCGCTGATGGAAAAACTAGTGGCGCCGCGCAAGGCCATCACGGCGCACACGCGCGTGATCTTCGCCGGCGACGTCTATTTCACCCTGGACGATGCTGCACGCCGCGCCTGGCTCGACGAGCGGGTGGCGCAGGACCTGGCGCAGCAAGGCCTGACCACGGCGGACTTCACGCCGCTGCCCGTGCTGGGTTTGCCCGGCTGGTGCGAGAACCAGGACGACGATTTTTACAATGATGCGGCGGTGTTCCGCCCGAAGCGCAAGGTCGCTGGCGCAGAAAGAGATCAATAG
- a CDS encoding amino acid ABC transporter permease, producing MFGNFDFDVISRSWVYLFQTGMVFTLKLTALAMVGGIVLGTVLALMRLSGNRIVSGVASSYVNLIRSIPLVLVIFWFYFLVPYIAAWIIGASEPVKVGAFSSALITFIMFEAAYYCEIMRSGIQSIPRGQVWAGQALGMNYRQTMGNIVLPQAFRNMIPVLLTQTIVLFQDVSLVYVLSIPDFVGAASKIAQRDGRLVEMYVFVAVVYFVLCYALSFLVKRLQKRVAIIR from the coding sequence ATGTTCGGTAATTTCGATTTCGACGTCATCTCCCGCTCGTGGGTCTACCTGTTCCAGACCGGCATGGTCTTCACCCTGAAACTGACGGCGCTGGCCATGGTTGGCGGCATCGTGCTGGGCACCGTGCTGGCGCTGATGCGTTTGTCCGGCAACCGCATCGTCTCGGGCGTGGCGTCGAGCTACGTCAACCTGATACGCTCGATTCCGCTGGTGCTGGTGATCTTCTGGTTCTACTTCCTGGTGCCGTATATCGCCGCCTGGATCATCGGCGCCAGCGAGCCCGTGAAAGTGGGCGCGTTTTCTTCCGCGCTGATCACCTTCATCATGTTCGAAGCGGCATATTATTGCGAGATCATGCGCAGCGGCATACAGTCGATCCCGCGCGGCCAGGTGTGGGCCGGCCAGGCGCTGGGCATGAACTACCGTCAAACCATGGGCAACATCGTGCTGCCGCAAGCGTTCCGCAACATGATCCCCGTGCTGCTGACGCAAACCATCGTGCTGTTCCAGGACGTGTCGCTCGTGTACGTGTTGTCGATCCCCGATTTCGTCGGCGCCGCCTCGAAGATCGCGCAGCGCGACGGCCGCCTGGTGGAGATGTACGTGTTTGTCGCCGTCGTGTATTTCGTGCTGTGCTACGCCTTGTCGTTCCTCGTCAAACGCCTGCAGAAACGCGTCGCCATCATTCGCTAA
- a CDS encoding amidohydrolase family protein, whose translation MKQLAGAMLALGLLAHAHAADKIAVDIALRGATVIDVAAGKAVKGKTVLLKGDSIVAVVDDAQLRSYAPKRTIRLPGKYLMPGLWDTHVHFGGGPELIDENKQLLPLYLAHGITTVRDCSGDLPDTVLAWRRQINAGQLEGPTIFTSGAKLEGIKPLWKGTIEVGTPQEVTRALDGLQAQAVDFVKITENTLKPELYLEALRQARERGMRTSGHIPVQLTLEQMADAGLGTIEHQSYLLRAATPREQELTAKVAAGAMTGKEAMQASVQSYDEATARKAFSYLAARGTAIVPTLWGSRVTAYLDREDHTHDTALQYIGKGLRATYDWRVQRAAKDGPEAINQRHAQFEQSAKLLPILQQQGMSIIAGTDAGFLNSFDYPGQALHDEIGLYVQYGLTPQQALQSAVINGPRFLGKLDRYGSVAAGKAADLLVLDANPLQDIGATRQIRLVVSRGTVYDRAKLDQMLAELRAWVAKQETAPAKS comes from the coding sequence ATGAAACAACTAGCCGGCGCCATGCTGGCGCTGGGCCTGCTCGCCCATGCCCATGCGGCCGACAAGATCGCCGTCGATATCGCCCTGCGCGGCGCCACCGTGATCGACGTTGCCGCAGGCAAGGCGGTCAAGGGCAAGACCGTGCTGCTCAAGGGCGACAGCATCGTCGCCGTCGTCGATGACGCGCAGCTGCGCAGCTACGCGCCGAAGCGGACCATCCGACTGCCCGGCAAATACCTGATGCCGGGCCTGTGGGATACGCACGTGCATTTCGGCGGCGGCCCCGAGCTGATCGACGAGAACAAGCAACTGCTGCCCTTGTACCTGGCGCACGGCATCACCACGGTGCGCGACTGCTCGGGCGACTTGCCCGACACGGTGCTGGCATGGCGCCGGCAGATCAATGCGGGCCAGCTGGAAGGCCCGACGATTTTCACGTCCGGCGCCAAACTCGAAGGCATCAAGCCGCTGTGGAAGGGCACCATCGAAGTGGGCACGCCGCAGGAAGTCACGCGCGCGCTCGATGGCCTGCAGGCGCAGGCAGTGGACTTCGTGAAGATCACGGAAAACACCCTGAAGCCGGAGCTGTACCTGGAAGCGCTGCGTCAGGCGCGCGAACGTGGCATGCGCACGTCGGGCCATATCCCCGTGCAGCTGACCCTGGAGCAGATGGCCGATGCGGGCCTGGGCACGATCGAGCATCAGTCGTATTTGCTGCGCGCCGCCACGCCGCGCGAGCAGGAGCTGACGGCCAAGGTGGCCGCCGGCGCGATGACGGGCAAGGAAGCCATGCAGGCCAGCGTGCAAAGCTATGACGAGGCGACGGCGCGCAAGGCCTTCAGCTACCTGGCCGCGCGCGGCACGGCCATCGTGCCGACCTTGTGGGGCTCGCGCGTGACGGCCTACCTGGACCGCGAAGACCATACGCACGACACGGCCCTGCAATACATCGGCAAGGGCTTGCGCGCCACCTACGACTGGCGCGTGCAGCGCGCCGCCAAGGATGGTCCGGAAGCCATCAATCAGCGCCACGCGCAGTTCGAGCAATCGGCCAAACTGCTGCCGATCTTGCAGCAGCAGGGCATGAGCATCATCGCCGGCACCGATGCGGGCTTCTTGAATTCCTTCGATTATCCGGGCCAGGCCCTGCACGATGAAATCGGCCTGTACGTGCAGTACGGCCTGACGCCGCAGCAAGCCTTGCAGTCGGCCGTCATCAACGGTCCCCGCTTCCTGGGCAAGCTGGACCGTTACGGCAGCGTGGCGGCCGGCAAGGCGGCCGACCTGCTGGTGCTCGACGCGAACCCGCTGCAGGATATCGGCGCCACGCGCCAGATCCGCCTGGTGGTCAGCCGTGGCACCGTGTATGACCGCGCCAAGCTCGACCAGATGCTGGCCGAACTCCGCGCCTGGGTGGCAAAGCAGGAGACGGCGCCGGCCAAGTCCTGA
- the pyrC gene encoding dihydroorotase, whose translation MSTLDHTPVAVPSSITITRPDDWHLHLRDGAVMASVLPHSARQFGRAIVMPNLKPPVTTTADASAYRERILAAVPQGVNFDPLMVLYLTNNTSPDEIRRAQDSGIVQAVKLYPAGATTNSDLGVTDLKNCYKVLEVMQEVGMPFLVHGEVTDPEIDIFDREAVFIERVMRPLRSAFPALSVVFEHITTKDAAQYVAEAEGPIAATITAHHLLYNRNEIFKGGIRPHYYCLPILKREEHRLALMTAAASGDERFFLGTDSAPHAQGAKEMACGCAGCYTALHAMEMYAEAFERAGALDKLEAFASFHGPAFYGVPRNTDTITLKRESWTLPASLPLGDSHVIPLNAGEQINWKMV comes from the coding sequence ATGTCCACACTCGATCACACCCCAGTCGCCGTTCCATCTTCCATCACCATCACCCGTCCGGATGACTGGCATTTGCACCTGCGCGATGGCGCCGTCATGGCCAGCGTGCTGCCGCACAGTGCGCGACAGTTCGGTCGCGCCATCGTCATGCCGAACCTGAAACCGCCCGTCACCACCACGGCCGATGCCAGTGCCTACCGCGAGCGCATCCTGGCCGCCGTACCGCAAGGCGTGAACTTCGATCCGCTGATGGTGCTGTACCTGACGAACAACACCTCGCCCGACGAAATCCGCCGCGCGCAGGACAGCGGCATCGTGCAAGCCGTGAAACTGTATCCGGCCGGCGCCACGACGAATTCCGACCTGGGCGTGACGGATCTGAAGAATTGCTACAAGGTGCTCGAAGTGATGCAGGAAGTGGGCATGCCCTTCCTCGTGCATGGCGAAGTGACGGATCCGGAAATCGACATTTTCGACCGCGAAGCCGTCTTCATCGAGCGCGTGATGCGCCCGCTGCGCAGCGCCTTCCCGGCCCTGTCCGTCGTGTTCGAGCACATCACCACCAAGGATGCGGCGCAGTACGTGGCCGAAGCGGAAGGCCCGATCGCCGCCACCATCACGGCGCATCATCTGCTGTACAACCGCAACGAGATTTTCAAGGGCGGCATCCGCCCCCATTACTACTGCCTGCCCATCCTGAAACGCGAAGAGCACCGCCTGGCCCTGATGACGGCCGCCGCCAGCGGCGACGAGCGCTTCTTCCTCGGCACGGACTCGGCGCCGCACGCGCAAGGCGCCAAGGAAATGGCCTGCGGCTGCGCCGGCTGCTATACGGCCCTGCACGCGATGGAAATGTATGCGGAAGCGTTTGAACGGGCCGGCGCGCTCGATAAACTCGAAGCGTTCGCCAGCTTCCACGGCCCGGCTTTCTACGGCGTGCCGCGCAACACGGACACCATCACCCTGAAACGCGAAAGCTGGACCTTGCCGGCTTCGCTGCCGCTGGGCGACAGCCATGTCATTCCGCTCAACGCGGGTGAGCAGATCAACTGGAAAATGGTCTAA
- a CDS encoding ABCB family ABC transporter ATP-binding protein/permease, translating to MRRSPTPPPPRSPASASHSDFATIKTLLPYLWVYKWRVLLALLCLVGAKLANVGVPLILKKLVDAMTITAAHPQALLVLPVGLLVAYGLLRLSTTLFTELREFLFARVTQRAVRTIALQVFRHLHALSLRFHLNRQTGGMTRDIERGTRSVGSLISYTLFNILPTLVEITLVLGYLVLHYDIWFTVITAVALVSYIAFTVLVTNWRTHFRRTMNDLDSKANTKAIDSLINYETVKYFGNEDYEAKRYDEGLQRYESAAVKSQTSLSLLNTGQSLIIATAVTLILWRATVGVIAGTMTLGDLVLVNAFMIQLYIPLNFLGVIYREIKQSLADMERLFSLLNENREIADTPEAKPLVTRGAAVRFAHVDFSYEAKRQILFDVDFQIPAGTTTAVVGHSGSGKSTLSRLLFRFYEVDGGGITIDGQDLRAVTQDSLRAAIGIVPQDTVLFNDTIEYNIAYGKPGASKEAIVAAAKAASIHDFIESLPDGYNSMVGERGLKLSGGEKQRVAIARTLLKDPAILIFDEATSALDSKAEQAIQSQLKDIAKNRTTLVIAHRLSTVADAQQILVLDHGRIVERGTHPQLLALDGLYAQMWQRQQANMDDEAQEDELAGLAPAK from the coding sequence ATGCGCCGCTCCCCGACTCCCCCTCCGCCCCGCTCGCCCGCTTCCGCCAGCCACAGCGATTTCGCCACCATCAAGACCTTGCTGCCGTATTTGTGGGTTTACAAATGGCGGGTGCTGCTGGCGCTGCTCTGCCTGGTAGGCGCCAAGCTGGCCAACGTGGGCGTGCCCCTGATCCTGAAAAAACTCGTCGACGCCATGACGATCACGGCGGCCCATCCGCAAGCGCTGCTGGTGCTGCCCGTCGGCTTGCTGGTGGCTTACGGCTTGCTGCGCCTGTCGACCACCTTGTTTACGGAGCTGCGCGAATTCCTGTTCGCCCGGGTCACGCAGCGGGCCGTGCGCACCATTGCGCTGCAAGTGTTCCGCCACCTGCATGCGCTGTCCCTGCGCTTTCACCTGAACCGGCAGACGGGTGGCATGACGCGCGACATCGAACGGGGCACGCGCAGCGTCGGTTCGCTCATTTCCTATACCCTGTTCAACATCTTGCCGACCCTGGTGGAAATCACCCTCGTGCTCGGCTACCTGGTCTTGCATTACGACATCTGGTTCACCGTGATCACGGCGGTGGCGCTCGTGTCGTACATCGCCTTTACCGTGCTGGTGACGAACTGGCGTACGCATTTCCGCCGCACCATGAATGACCTCGATTCCAAAGCCAATACCAAGGCCATCGATTCGCTGATCAACTATGAAACCGTCAAATATTTCGGCAACGAGGATTACGAGGCGAAGCGCTACGACGAAGGCTTGCAGCGCTATGAATCGGCGGCCGTGAAATCACAGACCTCGCTGTCCCTGCTCAACACGGGCCAGTCCCTGATCATCGCCACGGCCGTCACCCTGATTTTGTGGCGCGCCACGGTGGGCGTGATCGCCGGCACGATGACCCTGGGCGACCTGGTGCTGGTGAACGCCTTCATGATCCAGCTGTATATTCCCCTCAATTTCCTGGGCGTCATCTACCGCGAAATCAAGCAAAGTCTGGCCGACATGGAACGCCTGTTTTCCTTGCTGAACGAAAACCGCGAAATCGCCGATACGCCGGAAGCAAAACCGCTCGTCACGCGGGGCGCGGCCGTGCGCTTTGCGCACGTGGATTTCAGTTATGAAGCCAAGCGGCAAATCCTGTTCGATGTGGATTTCCAGATCCCCGCCGGCACGACGACGGCCGTGGTGGGCCACAGCGGTTCGGGCAAGTCGACCCTGTCGCGCCTGCTGTTCCGCTTCTATGAAGTCGATGGCGGCGGCATCACCATCGATGGCCAGGACTTGCGCGCCGTCACCCAGGATTCCCTGCGCGCGGCCATCGGCATCGTGCCGCAGGACACGGTGCTGTTCAACGACACCATCGAATACAACATCGCCTACGGCAAGCCGGGCGCCAGCAAGGAAGCCATCGTGGCCGCGGCGAAAGCGGCATCGATCCATGATTTTATTGAAAGCTTGCCAGATGGCTACAATTCGATGGTGGGCGAGCGGGGCTTGAAGTTGTCCGGCGGCGAAAAGCAGCGCGTGGCGATTGCCCGCACCTTGCTGAAAGACCCGGCGATATTGATCTTCGACGAGGCCACTTCGGCGCTCGACTCCAAGGCCGAGCAGGCGATCCAGTCGCAGCTGAAGGACATCGCCAAGAACCGCACCACCCTGGTCATCGCGCACCGTCTGTCGACGGTGGCCGACGCCCAGCAAATCCTGGTGCTCGACCATGGCCGCATCGTCGAGCGGGGTACGCATCCGCAATTGCTGGCGCTCGATGGCCTGTACGCGCAGATGTGGCAACGCCAGCAGGCGAACATGGACGATGAGGCGCAAGAGGACGAGTTGGCGGGGCTGGCGCCGGCAAAATAA